One Zestosphaera sp. genomic region harbors:
- a CDS encoding RsmB/NOP family class I SAM-dependent RNA methyltransferase — protein MARSSNIMGVKGPYEFEHVDVIALIEAVKLAERVKPAQQAKRDAFRRFNILGTRRDPPLTAIFHSIMLRLGLIDCIVRDITGVVNPLLLDATLRAVLRVFIGLGVFCRDRVKFQDFNMIKNRVSQYLSENSHPYSGMWFWDVVETLMKYEYKPRTPEDELVAKYLLPTWYVRKIQNLIGEEHAEELFKAFLRVPKIAIRVNTLKSSVEEVFKAFQECGVKELEVSRIVPTVIKFKGPFNFDRSNLVREGKIVVQDEAAALAAILLDPKPGEVVVDIAAAPGGKTQFIGELMRDEGIIYAFDVDQPRISKMRRLLKGTGVTIVRIYRRDGRDAPNLLGEDIADKVLVDPPCSSDGTLMKNHDLRWRLVEDEVPKLAQLQYELLLAGLRLLKRGGRLLYSTCSLLREENEDVVLRALKKRRDVRLIPLKGPYDEGFIEGTMRAWPQKHGTTGFFYALLIKEG, from the coding sequence ATGGCGAGGTCTTCGAACATAATGGGTGTTAAAGGGCCTTATGAGTTCGAGCACGTTGACGTGATCGCGTTAATTGAGGCGGTCAAGCTAGCTGAGAGGGTCAAGCCTGCACAACAAGCGAAGAGGGATGCCTTTAGGAGATTCAACATTTTAGGCACCAGACGTGACCCACCACTCACTGCAATCTTCCACAGCATAATGTTGAGGCTGGGGTTAATTGACTGCATTGTTAGGGACATCACGGGGGTCGTGAACCCTCTGCTCCTGGACGCGACCTTAAGAGCGGTTTTGAGAGTCTTCATAGGTTTAGGGGTCTTCTGCCGGGATAGGGTCAAGTTTCAAGACTTCAACATGATCAAGAACAGGGTCTCGCAATACCTGTCAGAGAACAGCCACCCGTACTCAGGCATGTGGTTCTGGGATGTCGTTGAGACCTTGATGAAATACGAGTATAAACCGCGGACGCCTGAGGATGAGTTAGTGGCTAAGTACTTGCTTCCCACCTGGTATGTTAGGAAAATCCAGAACCTGATAGGTGAGGAGCATGCAGAGGAGCTTTTCAAGGCATTCCTCAGGGTTCCTAAGATAGCCATCAGAGTTAATACATTGAAGTCCTCCGTCGAGGAAGTATTTAAGGCCTTCCAGGAATGTGGCGTTAAGGAACTTGAAGTGTCTCGTATTGTACCTACTGTAATCAAGTTTAAAGGGCCCTTCAACTTTGATAGGTCAAACCTGGTTAGAGAGGGAAAGATAGTGGTTCAGGATGAGGCTGCCGCCCTAGCGGCAATCCTTCTAGATCCTAAGCCGGGTGAGGTGGTGGTCGACATAGCGGCCGCCCCCGGTGGCAAGACTCAATTCATTGGTGAGCTAATGAGGGATGAAGGAATTATCTACGCCTTCGACGTGGATCAACCACGTATCAGTAAGATGAGAAGATTACTCAAAGGAACGGGCGTCACTATAGTGAGGATATATAGGAGGGACGGTAGAGATGCTCCCAACTTACTCGGGGAGGACATTGCAGATAAGGTTCTCGTGGACCCTCCATGCAGTTCGGACGGGACTCTTATGAAAAATCATGACCTGAGGTGGAGGCTTGTCGAGGATGAGGTGCCTAAGCTCGCACAGCTCCAGTATGAGTTGTTGCTAGCTGGGCTCAGGTTACTTAAGCGAGGTGGGCGTCTACTCTACTCAACTTGCTCCTTATTAAGGGAGGAGAATGAAGATGTGGTGCTTCGTGCCCTTAAGAAGAGGAGGGACGTAAGGTTAATTCCTCTTAAGGGACCCTATGACGAGGGCTTTATTGAGGGCACTATGAGGGCATGGCCTCAGAAACACGGCACAACAGGCTTCTTCTACGCTCTCCTTATTAAGGAGGGATAA
- a CDS encoding nucleotidyltransferase domain-containing protein, which produces MSPVPRHKVQRAPEFREVIYGPATWELLRRLRVKAIKIVEALNGCGFNAIVHGSLARGDVTPSSDVDVVITYLIQPYRAVLCLEDSGFTIYKQYVVKATPAATPKAYMELDADGKEVVSFPLQETTNTEWEFYRFGGTVALHELRSGVRVPGVNKNLVLIIPTDRGHIEAPVIDYEAYVASILGVSINVVHERVRLLTRRDRLGRTGTYLTYVLKTNESFEEALTKLKKEGKLTL; this is translated from the coding sequence TTGAGTCCAGTACCGCGGCACAAAGTGCAGAGAGCGCCTGAATTCAGGGAAGTGATTTACGGCCCCGCTACATGGGAGCTGTTGAGGAGATTGAGGGTTAAGGCGATAAAGATAGTCGAGGCGCTAAATGGCTGTGGTTTCAACGCGATAGTGCATGGATCCCTTGCCAGAGGGGATGTCACTCCATCAAGCGATGTGGATGTGGTAATCACATACTTGATACAACCCTACAGAGCTGTCCTCTGCCTTGAGGATTCAGGATTCACCATCTACAAGCAATATGTGGTCAAGGCTACGCCGGCCGCTACGCCTAAGGCATATATGGAGCTCGATGCGGACGGCAAGGAAGTGGTTTCGTTCCCGCTTCAAGAAACTACTAACACAGAGTGGGAATTCTATAGATTTGGCGGTACAGTCGCCCTACATGAGTTAAGAAGCGGCGTAAGAGTTCCAGGCGTCAATAAGAACCTGGTTCTCATAATTCCCACGGATAGGGGGCACATCGAAGCACCGGTCATAGACTACGAAGCATACGTAGCATCCATACTCGGGGTATCTATTAACGTGGTTCACGAGAGGGTCAGGCTACTGACCAGAAGGGATAGGCTTGGAAGGACGGGGACCTACCTCACATACGTTCTTAAAACGAACGAAAGTTTTGAAGAGGCGCTCACGAAGTTAAAGAAGGAAGGTAAGCTAACCCTCTAA
- a CDS encoding monovalent cation/H+ antiporter complex subunit F: MGRMLMIDLEWWVESCLTLLMIPYFVAFLLYMVRILKGPTLSDRVLAVDALGYDLAAFMTVLTILLKSPIIIVCSVVLILWIFSLDIYVAKYLEAKELGG; the protein is encoded by the coding sequence ATGGGTCGGATGTTAATGATTGATTTAGAGTGGTGGGTGGAATCATGCCTTACTCTGCTAATGATCCCCTACTTTGTAGCTTTCCTCCTTTATATGGTTAGGATACTTAAGGGTCCTACACTATCGGACAGGGTGTTGGCGGTCGATGCCCTAGGTTATGACTTGGCCGCCTTCATGACGGTTCTCACGATCCTTCTGAAGTCCCCTATAATCATAGTGTGTAGCGTTGTTCTGATTCTGTGGATCTTCTCACTTGACATATACGTCGCTAAATATCTTGAGGCAAAGGAATTGGGTGGTTGA
- a CDS encoding Na+/H+ antiporter subunit E: MKRLCKAVVPILLSFTIYIVYTGSLRLYDIVTGLLVAVIVGSLTSGLLVEDWKKALDVRRFIHLLRFAVRYLLVDEVKAHLLVIKLGLRPKLDLRPAIIRMPIKSRNDYGITLVSLSITNTPGTVVVDLSKEKGNIYVHWIYATTTEPEESYREVSEVFDKYALRIFG; this comes from the coding sequence ATGAAGAGGCTGTGTAAAGCCGTAGTTCCCATCCTGCTTTCGTTTACCATATACATAGTATATACCGGGTCTCTCAGGCTGTATGACATAGTCACGGGATTGTTGGTTGCAGTGATAGTTGGATCCCTCACTTCAGGTCTTCTAGTAGAGGACTGGAAGAAGGCGTTAGACGTGAGGAGGTTTATACACCTGCTCAGGTTTGCAGTGAGATACTTGTTGGTGGATGAGGTCAAAGCGCACCTGCTTGTCATAAAATTAGGGCTGAGGCCTAAGCTCGACCTGAGACCCGCCATAATTAGGATGCCTATAAAGTCCAGAAACGACTACGGTATAACCCTGGTCTCCCTCTCCATAACCAACACCCCAGGAACCGTTGTGGTCGATCTAAGCAAGGAGAAGGGAAACATATACGTTCACTGGATATACGCCACGACCACTGAGCCTGAGGAGTCATACCGGGAAGTCAGTGAGGTATTTGACAAGTACGCACTGAGGATTTTCGGGTAG
- a CDS encoding DUF4040 domain-containing protein — MDYVDLAFVLMGSVALLSVAFTFLAIRTRDLMNAVIFSSVQSIAYALIYFLLMAPDIVLVYIAVSVGIYPLILILLIKKVGRLEVTG, encoded by the coding sequence ATGGACTACGTGGACCTGGCCTTCGTGCTGATGGGTTCTGTGGCACTTCTTTCCGTCGCATTTACATTCCTGGCCATTAGGACCAGGGACTTAATGAACGCCGTTATATTCTCGTCCGTCCAAAGCATAGCATACGCCCTGATTTATTTCTTGTTAATGGCTCCTGACATAGTCTTAGTATACATAGCCGTCTCTGTAGGGATATACCCGCTTATCCTCATACTCCTCATAAAGAAGGTCGGCAGATTAGAGGTGACGGGCTAA
- a CDS encoding substrate-binding domain-containing protein — MPRNAVRIALVLTVIAFTLLITYYVAHQQRVLRIRISTTTSLHATGLLDYIAEEFTGANPGVRVEFIAVGTGAALRMAERGDVCAVLTHDPGLEKQYLENGVIGEGRIFAYSYFILVGPADDPANASRVTSIIMAFKMIFKSGEAGRASFVSRGDGSGTHARELRLWSETGLNLEGATWYKDCGCGMSEALIIADELGSYTLSDLGTYLTLTKAGRLQKLKILYLNESDPMLINIYSVYVANRCHDNERKYAEYFVDFLSSNQEELLRTFNTKKYGTTVFLPASEKEKELKELWTSLASQG; from the coding sequence ATGCCTAGAAATGCAGTCAGGATTGCCTTAGTGCTTACAGTCATCGCGTTCACGCTTCTCATAACATACTATGTTGCTCACCAACAACGAGTTTTGAGGATCAGAATATCAACGACCACCTCACTCCACGCTACTGGGCTGCTTGACTACATAGCTGAGGAATTCACGGGGGCGAACCCCGGTGTCAGGGTTGAATTCATCGCTGTAGGGACGGGCGCGGCCCTAAGAATGGCTGAGCGTGGTGATGTCTGCGCAGTACTTACTCATGACCCGGGTTTGGAGAAGCAGTACCTGGAGAACGGCGTTATAGGTGAGGGAAGGATTTTCGCTTATAGCTACTTCATCCTGGTGGGTCCGGCCGATGATCCGGCCAACGCCTCCAGAGTTACCAGCATAATTATGGCGTTCAAGATGATATTTAAATCCGGCGAGGCAGGTCGTGCATCCTTCGTGAGTAGGGGCGACGGCTCTGGGACTCATGCCAGAGAGCTGAGGCTCTGGAGTGAAACCGGTCTGAATCTAGAAGGCGCGACGTGGTATAAGGACTGTGGTTGCGGTATGAGTGAGGCGTTGATTATAGCTGATGAGCTGGGCTCCTACACGTTGAGTGACCTAGGAACATATCTAACACTCACTAAAGCTGGGAGGCTACAGAAGCTTAAGATTCTCTACTTAAATGAGAGTGACCCAATGCTCATCAACATATACAGCGTGTACGTGGCTAATAGGTGCCATGATAATGAGAGAAAGTACGCTGAGTACTTCGTGGATTTCCTATCCTCTAATCAGGAGGAACTGCTTCGAACATTTAATACGAAGAAGTACGGCACTACTGTGTTCCTTCCGGCTAGCGAGAAAGAGAAGGAGCTTAAGGAGTTATGGACGTCGCTGGCTTCCCAGGGGTGA
- a CDS encoding ABC transporter ATP-binding protein codes for MVDVELRDVWFQYPNSSEWVLKGVSLQVESGRFVVITGHNGSGKTTLLKIVATMYRPTKGDIVVDGVSVWRLSDEERTLLRRRVTYVHERPIMLRGSVLYNVMYGLSLRGIASDEAFKAAREVLEELGIWEHRSVNARKLSAGQAQLVALARALALNPEALVLDEPLAHLDSVKRETLMNSLVRRLKSNTTVIMSSHQVNYLRRFNTARVITLEGGTFTATDY; via the coding sequence ATGGTAGACGTAGAGCTCAGGGACGTGTGGTTCCAGTATCCCAATTCAAGCGAATGGGTTCTTAAAGGAGTCTCACTGCAAGTTGAAAGCGGGAGGTTCGTTGTAATCACTGGGCATAACGGGAGTGGTAAGACCACGTTGCTCAAGATAGTGGCAACGATGTACAGACCGACCAAGGGAGACATCGTCGTAGACGGGGTCAGCGTCTGGAGGCTAAGTGATGAAGAGAGAACCCTCCTACGAAGGAGAGTAACTTACGTCCATGAAAGACCGATAATGCTGAGAGGCTCAGTACTGTATAACGTCATGTACGGATTGTCATTAAGGGGGATAGCCAGCGACGAGGCGTTCAAGGCTGCGAGGGAAGTTCTTGAGGAGTTAGGGATCTGGGAACATCGGTCAGTGAACGCACGTAAACTCTCGGCCGGTCAAGCACAACTAGTGGCTCTGGCTCGTGCCCTTGCCTTGAACCCAGAGGCCCTAGTACTCGATGAACCTCTAGCGCACTTGGACAGCGTGAAGAGGGAAACACTTATGAACTCGTTAGTTAGAAGGCTTAAATCTAACACAACCGTAATCATGTCATCGCATCAAGTTAACTATCTAAGGAGATTCAACACAGCAAGGGTAATCACGTTGGAGGGCGGGACCTTCACCGCGACAGACTATTGA
- a CDS encoding substrate-binding domain-containing protein, with protein MSVKDLIIRYSVVIESRGERVIDDGAAKILRTLRETGSILATSRILGIPYSRVWETMNKIERAAGRRIVEGRRGGKGGGGVRLTRFGEELLTLYDIAKSRLEGLGLIGPSHSTPSKPDLTVAHSHDPVLASIISMLSRNGVNVNSFCVGSGLSLAMLSLGSADVACIHLYDPHTGLYNKPFMERFWLGDNTVLIGSYARELVLAYRRELEFEDLDDALLRILNGEVRVAFRNRGSGTKEYLEHILKKKADEFKRDLSMVQGIGTELQTHEEVANSIATGKADVGLTLRYTAENHDLEWIHVTWEPYECYALKDRVSSPGIAKMRDVMNSESLKNLLSTLPGYKTSIS; from the coding sequence ATGAGCGTGAAGGATTTAATAATTCGTTACAGTGTGGTCATAGAGTCACGTGGCGAGCGCGTTATCGACGATGGCGCGGCTAAGATCCTCAGGACTTTGAGGGAGACAGGATCTATTCTAGCGACCTCAAGGATTTTGGGAATACCATACTCAAGGGTCTGGGAGACAATGAACAAGATTGAACGCGCTGCAGGCAGGAGGATCGTTGAAGGGAGGCGAGGTGGTAAGGGCGGAGGAGGTGTCAGGCTAACGAGGTTTGGCGAGGAACTCCTGACCCTCTACGACATTGCTAAGTCCAGACTGGAGGGTCTTGGTCTCATTGGACCGTCGCACAGTACCCCTTCCAAGCCCGACTTGACTGTGGCCCACAGTCATGACCCGGTATTGGCTTCTATTATATCGATGCTCTCTAGGAACGGTGTTAACGTGAATAGCTTCTGCGTTGGGTCCGGACTCTCACTAGCTATGCTCTCATTAGGAAGTGCTGACGTTGCCTGTATTCACCTCTACGACCCACATACGGGGCTTTACAATAAGCCATTCATGGAGAGGTTTTGGCTAGGGGACAATACTGTTTTAATAGGTAGCTATGCTAGAGAGCTAGTCCTGGCTTATAGGAGGGAGCTAGAATTTGAGGACCTCGATGACGCGCTACTGAGGATCCTCAACGGCGAAGTGAGGGTAGCGTTTAGGAACAGGGGCTCAGGCACTAAGGAATACCTAGAGCACATTCTGAAGAAGAAAGCTGATGAGTTCAAACGCGACTTAAGCATGGTTCAAGGTATTGGAACAGAACTCCAAACGCATGAGGAAGTAGCCAACTCAATAGCGACCGGTAAGGCCGACGTAGGACTAACGCTACGCTACACAGCCGAGAACCACGACCTAGAGTGGATCCATGTAACGTGGGAACCATATGAGTGTTACGCCTTGAAGGACAGGGTTTCCAGCCCTGGTATAGCGAAGATGAGGGATGTTATGAACTCCGAGTCACTTAAGAACTTATTGAGTACCTTACCCGGATACAAGACCTCAATATCCTAA
- the mnhG gene encoding monovalent cation/H(+) antiporter subunit G, translated as MVDLASPVDWLLVIAGQVLITVGVFCDLVASISMIRFPNFYTRLHAATVGSIGGAFVPIIGVALVAAGSEFLGVYRWFLCGASLVIAFVELLLAGAGSHALARATHRAKAAPVMPVIVDQLEEDRSRGEV; from the coding sequence GTGGTTGACTTGGCCTCGCCCGTTGACTGGTTGTTAGTTATAGCGGGTCAAGTCCTGATAACTGTAGGTGTTTTCTGCGATCTCGTTGCCTCAATATCCATGATAAGATTTCCTAACTTCTACACCAGACTGCATGCCGCCACAGTGGGGAGTATAGGAGGTGCTTTCGTGCCTATAATTGGGGTTGCCTTAGTTGCTGCAGGCTCTGAGTTCCTGGGTGTTTATAGGTGGTTTTTATGCGGCGCCTCCTTAGTAATCGCCTTTGTTGAACTACTGCTTGCCGGAGCAGGCAGTCATGCTCTTGCCAGGGCAACCCACAGAGCCAAGGCAGCACCCGTAATGCCGGTTATCGTGGATCAGCTAGAGGAGGACAGAAGCAGAGGTGAGGTATGA
- a CDS encoding Na(+)/H(+) antiporter subunit B, whose product MLRDAVFTTLLIIVIIALTYLTYSGGLGDLPPQDIRLIAKNYLNLTYNRDAYWLWTASPEAVSAIVWDYRGLDTLFETAVFYGAILAALTVFRGVAKLPDTAGSAGLSLVVKRSTALVTLAILTVATSTALHGHLTPGGGFQGGAIASIAPLLLLVVFGRRFFTDNRITYGKLLTLRNISLSLLGISTLTILLYGLLINASGYIFQNQAKATSPLSYPSHILDVPLGGTIFFLNLFEFLAVTSGFTLVFTILLSSEEILSKEFEGEDHGY is encoded by the coding sequence ATGTTGAGAGACGCGGTATTCACCACGTTGCTAATCATAGTCATCATAGCTCTTACCTACCTAACATACTCAGGAGGCCTTGGCGACCTGCCGCCGCAAGACATTAGGTTGATAGCCAAGAACTATCTAAACCTGACCTACAATCGCGATGCCTACTGGTTATGGACTGCCTCGCCGGAAGCGGTAAGCGCTATCGTCTGGGACTATAGAGGACTTGACACGCTCTTTGAGACGGCAGTGTTTTACGGGGCAATACTTGCTGCTTTAACCGTCTTTAGAGGTGTGGCGAAACTGCCTGATACTGCAGGCAGTGCAGGACTAAGCCTAGTTGTGAAGAGAAGTACAGCCCTCGTCACATTGGCGATATTAACAGTCGCAACGTCCACGGCTCTCCACGGCCACCTGACGCCCGGCGGAGGCTTCCAGGGTGGTGCTATAGCATCAATAGCCCCTTTATTACTTCTAGTGGTCTTCGGCAGGAGGTTCTTCACCGATAATAGAATAACTTACGGCAAGCTACTCACACTTAGGAACATATCCTTATCTCTGCTCGGCATCTCCACCCTGACTATTTTGCTCTACGGCCTGCTCATCAACGCGTCAGGGTACATATTCCAGAATCAGGCTAAAGCAACGTCCCCACTCTCCTATCCTTCGCACATACTTGACGTACCACTTGGAGGCACTATATTCTTCCTTAACCTATTTGAGTTCCTTGCAGTGACTAGCGGCTTCACATTGGTGTTCACAATACTTCTAAGTAGTGAGGAGATATTGAGCAAGGAATTTGAAGGTGAGGATCATGGATATTGA
- a CDS encoding ABC transporter permease, whose product MLSSETADIVLRSLYISGVATLISLSWSVPASYALALKRSAGFIEALMETLVGMPTVLLGLLLYFLFSSSGPLASLRLLYTPQAMIIGEAILVTPLIVSTSYRMLRNSVTSYFELALSLGASRPQMMGLVLRETAPGILASAIMGFSRAVGELGVAMMVGGNISGYTRVATTTIALGVSRGEFEEAVVLGIILLTIMIVVAMILKYLSKVYEGW is encoded by the coding sequence TTGCTGAGTAGTGAGACCGCGGACATAGTCTTGAGATCACTCTACATCTCTGGTGTGGCAACCCTGATTTCACTAAGCTGGAGCGTCCCGGCCTCGTACGCCTTAGCGCTCAAGCGGAGTGCGGGGTTTATTGAGGCGTTAATGGAGACCCTAGTAGGCATGCCAACAGTTCTACTTGGGCTCCTACTCTACTTCCTCTTCAGTTCTTCCGGCCCCCTCGCGTCGCTACGGCTACTCTACACTCCTCAAGCCATGATAATCGGGGAAGCGATACTCGTGACCCCTTTGATAGTATCGACCAGCTACAGGATGTTGAGGAACTCGGTCACATCATATTTCGAACTGGCTCTCAGCCTAGGGGCCAGCAGGCCTCAGATGATGGGTCTCGTTCTGAGGGAAACCGCACCGGGAATCCTGGCGTCAGCCATAATGGGTTTCTCAAGAGCGGTGGGTGAATTAGGTGTTGCTATGATGGTAGGCGGCAACATAAGTGGGTACACACGCGTAGCCACGACTACCATAGCCCTTGGCGTCTCGAGAGGGGAATTCGAAGAAGCAGTAGTGTTAGGTATCATCCTACTGACCATCATGATAGTCGTAGCAATGATATTGAAGTACTTGAGTAAGGTGTATGAGGGATGGTAG
- a CDS encoding ATP-binding protein — MLFDPRPKTNRGELFGRDRELESLHANVDVPITIITGVRRVGKTSLLSVFLNEVSIPSIMVDLRGLRTNYGLRDLYSLLSRAFSSRFEKLYDVLRSISGVRINGIEVEIRWKGRGSLTLSSLFDALNRKRVIVAFDEAQKLRGPRSQEFLNALAHAYDYDRNVTFILTGSEVGLLYGFLGIDRSDSSLYGRYCLNLGLERFDESASLEFLRAGFKELGMYVESEVLEMAVEEFDGIPGWLTLFGNEYSRGNKNISRIKELAIDIAIGELQNIVKERGRRYALVLRGIAEGRGTWNGLRRYVEEKEGTTISSSILYNVVKNLEDMSIVHNYRFLDPIYREAALRI; from the coding sequence TTGCTGTTCGACCCGAGGCCTAAGACTAATAGGGGTGAGCTTTTCGGAAGGGATCGCGAGCTTGAATCACTTCACGCCAACGTTGATGTGCCCATTACGATCATTACTGGTGTTAGGAGGGTTGGGAAAACCTCTCTTTTAAGTGTATTTCTTAATGAGGTGAGTATTCCGAGCATTATGGTTGATCTAAGAGGTCTGCGTACTAACTACGGTCTGCGGGATCTATACAGTCTGCTCTCTAGGGCCTTTTCATCAAGGTTCGAGAAGCTCTATGATGTTCTTAGGTCCATATCAGGTGTAAGGATTAATGGTATTGAGGTAGAGATTAGGTGGAAGGGTAGAGGTTCGCTCACGCTTTCCTCGCTCTTTGATGCTCTTAACAGGAAGAGGGTGATAGTAGCTTTCGACGAGGCTCAGAAGCTCAGAGGTCCCCGTTCTCAGGAATTCCTTAACGCGCTTGCGCACGCGTATGACTACGATAGGAATGTAACGTTCATACTGACTGGTTCGGAGGTCGGTCTACTCTACGGGTTTCTAGGAATTGATAGGTCGGACTCATCATTATACGGAAGGTACTGTCTTAACCTCGGGCTTGAGAGATTCGATGAGAGCGCTTCACTCGAATTCCTGAGAGCAGGATTCAAGGAATTAGGTATGTATGTGGAAAGCGAAGTTCTGGAAATGGCTGTAGAGGAGTTCGATGGTATACCTGGTTGGTTGACACTCTTTGGTAACGAGTACTCAAGAGGTAATAAGAACATATCTAGGATAAAGGAGCTAGCTATAGATATAGCTATTGGGGAACTCCAAAACATCGTTAAAGAGAGAGGTAGGAGGTACGCATTAGTTCTTAGAGGAATAGCGGAAGGGCGTGGTACCTGGAACGGCTTGAGAAGATACGTTGAAGAAAAGGAGGGGACCACGATATCGTCGAGCATACTGTACAACGTAGTGAAAAACTTAGAAGACATGAGCATAGTCCATAATTACAGGTTCTTAGACCCCATATATAGGGAAGCAGCTCTTAGAATTTGA
- a CDS encoding sodium:proton antiporter: MRIMDIELVIFMFMLTVMSLYFNFAISLYGVVAKVNLVKKLIALTILQDTINIFTVLVGYRLLRPGLTLQPPVVIDLNPTPEVIKEFVTRSVDPLPQAFVLTAVVIGLAVTLFLTTIVLHVSRHFKTVNVDEIGRLKRGYIHEEAV, translated from the coding sequence GTGAGGATCATGGATATTGAGCTAGTTATATTTATGTTCATGCTTACAGTGATGTCGCTCTATTTCAACTTTGCGATCTCACTCTACGGTGTTGTAGCGAAGGTAAATTTAGTGAAGAAGCTCATAGCGCTGACAATCCTTCAGGACACCATCAACATATTCACAGTATTAGTTGGTTATAGGCTATTGCGACCAGGGTTAACTCTTCAGCCGCCAGTAGTGATAGACCTAAACCCCACGCCGGAGGTCATTAAGGAGTTCGTTACGAGATCTGTGGATCCGCTTCCTCAAGCATTCGTTTTAACGGCTGTAGTTATAGGTCTCGCGGTGACGCTCTTCCTAACCACTATAGTGCTTCATGTAAGCCGCCACTTCAAAACTGTAAACGTAGATGAAATAGGAAGGTTGAAGAGGGGGTACATACATGAAGAGGCTGTGTAA